The following are encoded in a window of Penicillium oxalicum strain HP7-1 chromosome II, whole genome shotgun sequence genomic DNA:
- a CDS encoding EKC/KEOPS complex subunit, which yields MESKLETINLPHLPSSLPIHVALFRDVKNSAFLRQQLLAGNADFEYAMVDASLVLSRAHALAAVFRAMNDYLNNRLKSHNVHSEIVFSFNPTNNIAESFRKLGISDSTTDLLIIKVAVSPEITRDSVATHLESGVEGTQVPFNDLTLSEIHDINKIKKLYKLGALPSPMSKSDPSQPLPSEADKRLENSILGAIALRGS from the exons ATGGAGTCAAAGCTGGAGACGATCAATCTTCCTCATTTGCCTTCGTCGCTTCCCATCCATGTGGCCTTGTTCCGCGACGTTAAGAACTCGGCATTTTTGCGCCAGCAGTTACTTGCGGGCAACGCGGACTTTGAATATGCCATGGTCGATGCGAGCTTG gtACTATCAAGAGCGCACGCGTTGGCGGCTGTTTTTCGGGCAATGAATGATTATCTGAACAATCGACTTAAGTCCCACAATGTGCATTCGGAGATTGTTTTCTCCTTCAATCCAACGAACAAT ATTGCCGAGTCATTCCGTAAGCTCGGCATCTCTGACTCTACCACGGACTTGTTGATCATCAAGGTGGCAGTGTCGCCGGAGATAACGCGTGACTCTGTTGCGACACACCTGGAGAGTGGCGTCGAAGGCACACAGGTGCCATTCAACGATTTGACTCTGTCGGAGATACATGACATcaacaaaatcaagaagctctACAAGCTCGGTGCATTGCCGTCACCAATGTCGAAGTCCGACCCGAGCCAGCCTTTGCCAAGTGAAGCCGACAAGAGATTGGAGAATTCTATACTTGGCGCCATCGCATTGCGAGGGTCATGA
- a CDS encoding RNA-binding protein 8A, with protein MSTEMEVDPPVAQDDSNAESGRGVEPRTQNGAVAVRSIEGWILMVTNIHEEASEEDITDLFAEYGEIKNFTLNLDRRTGYVKGYALIEYSTLPEASEAIKELNGAKLLDQTINVDYAFVRPPPSGKNKNQGQKNIRGAASRGRSRSPERSRSPGGDRD; from the exons ATGTCGACCGAAATGGAAGTTGACCCACCCGTCGCCCAAGACGACAGCAACGCGGAATCTGGTCGCGGCGTCGAACCTCGGACGCAAAACGGCGCGGTCGCAGTGCGCAGTATTGAAGGGTGGATTTTGATGGTGACCAACATTCATGAAGAAGCTTCGGAGGAAGACATCACCGATCTCTTCGCCGAATATGGAGAGATTAAGAACTTCACACTCAACTTGGACCGACGGACGGGTTATGTCAAG GGTTACGCCTTGATCGAATACTCCACTCTTCCTGAGGCCTCAGAGGCCATCAAGGAGTTGAATGGTGCAAAGCTTCTCGACCAGACGATCAACGTTGACTATGCCTTTGTTCGTCCTCCTCCCTCgggcaagaacaagaacCAAGGCCAGAAGAACATCCGGGGAGCCGCTTCTCGTGGCCGAAGCCGCAGCCCTGAACGCAGCCGCAGTCCCGGAGGTGACAGAGATTAG
- a CDS encoding 14-3-3 family protein artA → MGHENAVYLAKLAEQAERYEEMVENMKVVASADVELTVEERNLLSVAYKNVIGARRASWRIVTSIEQKEESKGNEGQVTLIKEYRQKIEAELAKICDDILEVLDDHLIKSAQSGESKVFYHKMKGDYHRYLAEFAIGDRRTDAADKSLEAYKAATEIAQTDLAPTHPIRLGLALNFSVFYYEILNSPDQACHLAKMAFDDAIAELDTLSEESYKDSTLIMQLLRDNLTLWTSSEAETSAEAAPAEKKEEAPAAEEKQAE, encoded by the exons ATGGGCCACGAGAACGCTGTCTACCTCGCCAAGCTCGCTGAGCAGGCTGAGCGCTATGAAG AGATGGTTGAGAACATGAAGGTCGTTGCCTCGGCCGACGTCGAGCTCACCGTCGAGGAGCGCAACCTTCTCTCTGTCGCCTACAAGAACGTCATCGGTGCTCGTCGTGCCTCGTGGCGAATTGTCACCTCAATtgagcagaaggaggagtccAAGGGCAACGAGGGCCAGGTCACTCTTATCAAGGAGTACCGCCAGAAGATCGAGGCCGAGCTCGCCAAGATCTGCGACGATATCTTGGAGGTTCTTGACGACCACCTCATCAAGTCTGCCCAGTCTGGCGAGTCCAAGGTCTTCTACCACAAGATGAAGGGTGACTACCACCGTTACCTCGCCGAGTTCGCCATTGGCGATCGCCGCACGGATGCCGCCGACAAGTCCCTCGAGGCTTACAAGGCCGCCACCGAGATCGCTCAGACTGACCTCGCCCCTACCCACCCCATCCGCCTTGGCCTGGCCCTGAACTTCTCCGTCTTCTACTACGAGATCTTGAACTCGCCCGACCAGGCTTGCCACCTCGCCAAGATGGCCTTTGACGACGCCATTGctg AGCTCGACACCCTCAGCGAGGAGAGCTACAAGGACTCTACCCTGATCATGCAGCTCCTCCGTGACAACCTG ACTCTCTGGACctcctccgaggccgagacctCTGCCGAGGCTGCccccgccgagaagaaggaggaggcgccggccgccgaggagaagcagGCCGAGTAA